CCGCCGTGGTCGTCGCCGAGGGGGTGACCGAGGACGCCACCTCGTCCAACAACGAGGTGAAGATGGTGCGCGACCCCGCGGTCGGGCTGGTGGTCGCCTACGCCGAGAACGCGGGGGGCACCGCCCAGGTCGTGCTGGCGGTTTCGCACGACGGGGGGAGGCGCTGGTCGCTCCTGGCGCGGGCGAGCGGAGGGGCGGTGCCGTCGCGGCTCCCCGCGCTGGGGCTCGACCGGGCCGGGCGGCTGCACGTGATCTGGACCCGCTACGACGACGGAGTCGGCAAGATCTACTACCGCGTCTGGCAGGGCGGGTGGGTCGCGCCGCAGGCGCGGATTTCCCCCGCCCCCGGGTACGCGGGGTTCCCTTCGCTCGCGCTCGACGGCCAGGGCCGGCCCCAGGTCGTCTGGTACGGGATCCGCGGAAGCTCGACGCCCGCCTCGACCCGGCACGGATCGATTTACGAAATCTTCTACACGGGGTTTGACGGCCGGGCGTGGTCGCCGCCGCGGTTGATCTCCGCCGGCCTCCCCGATTCGGTGAACCCGGCGCTCGCCGCCGATCGGACCGGCCGGCTTCGCGCCGCCTGGTACCAGTCCGACGGCCGAGTCTACCAGGTCCGCTACGCGGAGCGCACGGCCGTTTGGGGCGAGCCGGAGACCGTACTGGCCACCCGCTCGGACGCCTTCAACCCTGACATCGCCGTTGACGCGAAAGGGCAGGCCGTGCTCGCCTGGGAGCAGCACGACGGCCTCGCGTCGACGATCCGCTTCACGCGGCGCGTCGGGGGTCGGTGGGAGGCTCCCGCGGCCCTCTCGGACAGTCGGCTCCCGGCGCACCACCCCTCGGTCAGCGTCGCCCCGTCGGGAGCGATCTGGGTCGCCTGGGATCGCGACGACGGGCAGATTCTCGTGCGGCGCTTCGACGCGCGGTGGGAGCCGGCGGCGCGGGCGGCGGTGGACGGGGGCAACAGTTTTCCGAGCGTGCTGGCCTCGGACCAGGGCGTCGATGTCGTGTGGACCCACACCGCCCAGGGGCGGTCGCAGGTCCGCTACGCGCGGCTCGGCGCCAGGTGAAACGCGCCGAACCGCCCAGCGTGCCGGCGGCTCGGCGCCGGGCGTTTCAGCGCCGGCTCCTGGGCTGGTACCGCCGGCACCACCGCGATCTGCCCTGGCGGCGCACCCGCGATCCCTACCACATCCTCGTCTCCGAAATCATGCTTCAGCAGACTCAAGTGGATCGTGTCGTCCCCAAATACCGGGAGTGGCTGATGCGGTACCCGTCGCTGGAGTCGCTTGCCGAGGCCGGCAACCGGGAGGTGCGGGAGGCGTGGTATCCGCTCGGCTATAATATCCGGCCGGTCCGGCTACGCGACATCGCGCGCGCGGCCCTCCGGCGCCACCATGGCAAAATCCCTCGCACCCGCGAGGAGCTGCTTGCGTTGAAGGGAATCGGCCCCTATACCGCCGGCGCGGTGCTCAGCTTCGCGTACCGCCAGGACGCGCCCATCCTGGACACAAACGTGCGGCGCGTGCTGCGGCGGGTGTTCCTGGGGGATCGGGCGGCGGCGCCGGACCGGTTGCTCTGGGGGTTGTCGGAAGCCCTCCTGCCGCACGGGCAGGTGTACCATTTCAATCAAGCCCTGATGGATTTCGGGGCGACCGTCTGCCGCGCCCGCCGGCCCCGCTGCCCGGCCTGCCCGCTCTCCCGGCTCTGCGCCTCGTTCCCCCTCACCGGGGATGAGCCCGCCGGTGCGGGCTGAGGCTCACAGTCCCATGACGTGGAAGCCGTTGTCAACGAAGAGCACCGCGCCCGTGACGCCTCGGGCGAGCGGGCTCACCAGGAACGCCGCGGCATCCGCGACCTCCGCGGGGTCGGTGTTCCGGCGGAGCGGGGAGCGCTCTTCCATGATGCCGAGGATCCGGCTGAACCCCTGGATCGCCCGCGCCGAGGTGGTCTTGATCGGGCCCGCGGAGATGGCGTTGACTCGAATTCCGCGCGGGCCGAGGTCGCTGGCCAGATACCGGACGGACGCCTCGAGCGCGGCCTTGGCCACCCCCATCACGTTGTAGTTGGGCATCACCCGGTCCGACCCCAGGTAGGTCAGAGTCACGATGCCCGCCCCGGGCCGCAGCACGGGGAGGAGGTGGCGGGCCGTCGCGGCGAGGGAAAACGCGCTGACCTCCAGGGCCAGGGCGAATCCCGCTCGCGAGGTATCGACGTAGGCCCCCGCCAGGTCCTCCCGGTTGGCGAATGCGATGCTGTGGACGAGGGCGTCCAGACTCCCGACCTGAGCCTGAATCGACCCCGCCAGCTTCGCGAGGTCCTCGTCCCGGGTGACGTCGCAGGGAAGGATCACCGGGTCGGCGAGGGCGCTGGAGAGCTCGCGCACGTCCTTTTCCTGCCGTTCGCCCTGGAAGGTGAAGACGAGGCGGGCGCCCTCGCGTGCAAACGCCTGGGCGATGGCCCAGGCGATGCTCCATCGGTTGGCCACCCCCATGACCAGCGCGGTCTTGCCGGCGAGCAGTCCACTCATCGCGTGCGCCTCCCTGGCGTCTTGGACCGGACTCCCCGTCCCCCGGCGGCCCGGCCGGTACCTTTCCCGCCGGACGCCATCCACGGGGGGAATCCCCCGTACTTCGCGGACGGACACAGGTCGCGGAGCGGGCACGAGGCGCACAGGGGCCGGCGCGCGTCGCAAATCTCGCGACCGAAGTAGATGAGCCTGAGCGAGAACTGGCTCCACGCCCCCCGGGGAATCACGGCCATGAGATCCTGCTCTATCTTGTCCGGATCGTTGTGCGCGGTGAGGGCCAGCCGGCGCGAGAGGCGCCGGACGTGCGTGTCGACGACGATGCCGGGGACCCCGAAGACGCTGAGCACGACGTTTGCCGTCTTCCGTCCCACGCCGTCCAAGCGGACCAGGGCCTCCATCGTCCGCGGGACCTCTCCGTTGTGGCGCTCGAGGAGCAGTCGGGCGGTGCTCTGGATGGCTCGCGCTTTCGCGCGGAAGAACCCGGTGCTGTGGATCGCCCGTTCAAGCGCCTCCCGCTGGGCGCCGGCGAAGTCGGCGGGGGTGCGGTAGCGCTGGAAAAGCGCCTCCGTCACCGCATTGACCACCGCGTCGGTGCACTGCGCGGAGAGGATGGTGGCGACCAACAGCTCGAACGGGGAGGAGTGCCGGAGCGGGATGGCGGCGCGCGGGTATCGGAGGGCGAGCCGTCGCACGATCGCCCCGGCGCGGCGCGTGCGCGCGGCCGGGGTCTCGCGGGGCAGGCCGGCGCCGGTCCGCCCGGCAGTCGTTCCCAGTCGTGCGCCCGCGCCCCCCACGTGCTTCACTCTATCGTGGGCGTCTGTGAGTGTCAATTTGGGATGCGCGGCGAAGCGTAAGGAGGATCTGCGCGACGCCCGAGGCGCGATGGGGCGATGTCGGCGGTGCGTCTCCAGGAGACGGGGGCGCGGGCGAGAATAGCCGAGGGGGACTGGGGAGGTGACGCAATGGATTACGCAGCGCGGGTGCAGTCGGCGCGGCGGTTGATGGGCGAGCAGCAGATCGACCTGCTTGCCCTGGCGCCAAACGACGACATGCGCTATCTGTTGGGATACGTGCCGCACCCCGACGAGCGCCCGTGCTACCTGCTGGTGGACTCCGTGGGGAGCGCGTTTGTCGTCCCGTCCCTCAACGCCACCGAGGCCGCGCAGCACGTGACGCTGCCGAGCTTCGCGTACAGCGACGCCGACGGCCCCGCCGCGGCGCTGGCCGCGGCCCGGCGTGCCCTCGGTGGGCGGACGCCGAGTCGGATCGCCGTGTCCGACACGATGCGCGCGGACTTCGTCCTGACGCTGCGGGCCGCCTACCCCGATGCCGGGCTCGCCCTTGGGTCGCTGGTCCTCGCCCCGCTGCGTATGCGAAAGTCGGCCGAGGAGATCGAGCTGATCAAACGGAGCGGCCTGCACGCCGATCAGGCGATGCGCGACGCGTGGGGGGCCTGCCGGGTCGGCGCTACCGAGCGGGAAATCTCCGAGGCCGCGGCGGCATCGTTTCGCCGGTCCGGATCGGAGGAAGTGCTCTTTGCCCAAGTGGCGTCCGGTCCGAACGGCGCGTTTCCACATCACCACTCCGGCAGCCGTGCGCTGCGTCCCGGCGACGCGGTGACACTCGACCTGGGGGGCCGCCTCGACGGCTACGCGTCCGACCTGACCCGGGCGGCGTTCCTGGGCACGCCCCCGCCGCGGTATCTTGAGGCGCACCGAGCGGTCGAGGCGGCGGTCGTGGCGGGCATGGCGGCCGCGCGGCCCGGCGCCCTTCTCAAGGACGTGGACCTGGCAGGGAGGGGCGAAATCGCCCGCGCGGGGTTCGGTGAGTACTTCATCCACCGCATCGGGCACGGGCTGGGCCTCACCGGCCACGAACTGCCGAGCGTCACGCACCTGAACGCGCAGCCGATTGCGGAGGGCATGGTGTTCTCGGTTGAGCCGGGGATCTACATTCCCGGGGAGTTCGGCGTGCGCCTGGAAGAGATCGTGTACATCGCCCGGGATGGCGCGCACCGGATCAGCCTGCTCCCCCGGGACGTGCACCAAGTTCCCGCCGGGTGAGGATCCTCCCCCCGGCCGAGGCGCGGGAGCGGCGCCTGAGCTAGTCGAGCCCGCTCCGCCCCTTGGCGAGAACGGCGACAACCGCGTCGTGGATCCCGCCGTTCGTGGCGAGGATCTGCCGGCCGTGCAGGTCCAGCCGCCGGCCGCGCAGATCGGTCACCCGGCCTCCGGCTTCCTCGACGAGCAGCGCGCCCGCGGCGAAGTCCCAGGCGTGCGGGCCGATTTCCCAATAGCCTTCGAACTGGCCGAGCGCGATCGCGGCGAGGCTCAAGGCGGCCGATCCCATGTTGCGGATCTTTCCGGCGCCGAGCACGAGGTTGGTGAAATGGTCGAGGTTGATCCGCGTCTCGGCGACGTCGTGCGGGAAACCAGTCGAGAGCACGGCCTGATCGAGGCGGGTCGTCCCCGGGACCCTGAGCCGCCGCCAGTGCGACAGGTCTCCCCACCCTCCGGGGTCGGCGGGGAGGTCGGCCAGTTCGGCGGCGAAGGCGCCGCGATCCGCCTCCGCCGCGTAGACTTCGCCGAAGATGGTGTTTAGGATCACCCCGGCGATCGGCCGGCCGTTCCGCTCGAGCGCGATGCTCACCGCGAACCACGGGATCGCACGGGCGAAATTGAACGTCCCGTCGAGCGGATCGATCAACCAGGTGTACTCGCCCTTCCCCTGGGGACCGCCCTCTTCTCCGAGAAAGGCGTGGTCTGGGAACGTCGATCTGAGCATCTCGACGATCGCCGCCTCGGACGCACGGTCCGCCTCGGTGACCGGATCGTTTCGACCCTTGAAGTCGACCCGGATCCCCCGCCGGAAAGAGGCGCGGTGAATTTCCCCGGCCGCACGGGCGGCACGCAGCGCGGCGACGCTGAACGGTGAGAGGGCGTGCATACCAAAGGCCACTATACGCATCGGCGCCCGCGGTGTCGAGCGGCAGGCGACCCGCTGCGCGCTGCCCGCCCCAGGGTGCAGGAGAGCGTGCGGAGAACCGGAATGGTACACCGACCAGTGGAACGGCGGCAAGAGGGTAAATTTAGATCAGAATGGCGAATCGCCGTGATATTGGAGGGATTCCGCCACGCTGTACCTCAGCGGGATGATCGGTAAGCCGGTCTACGACGCGGCCGGAGAGGCGTTCGACACCGTCTCCGACCTGGTGATTTATCATGGGACCGAGAAGTTCCCGCGGATCTCGGGGGTCCTGCTGAACGGCGACCGCAGCCGCGTCGCCGTCATCCCGTGGGATGCGGTCGCCGAGTTTTCGCCCGGCGGCATCCGGCTCCGCGTGGAGCGCCGCCGACTCGCCCCCCGGCCGCTGCAGCCCGACGAGATTCTCCTTCGCGAAGATATCCTCGACACGCAGGTGGTCGACACCGACGACATCAAGGTCGTCCGGGTCAACGACCTCGAGTTGCGGCAGGTCGGCAACGAGGTGCGCGTGGCCGGGGCGGATGTCGGCACGCGCTCGCTCCTCCGGCGGCTGGGGCTCGAGCCGGTCGTCTGCCGCGCGTTTGAGCGGGTGGGGCGGCCGTTGCAGAACCGGATCATCCCTTGGAACCTCGTCGCCGTGCTCGGCGGGACGATGACCCCCCTGCGATTGAGCATCTCGCGGGAGAAGCTCAAGAATATCCACCCGGCGGACCTGGCGGATCTGCTCGAGGATCTCGATCGGGACGAGCGGGTCGAAGTGATGACCGCGCTCGCCGACGAGCACGCCGCCGACGTGCTCGAGGAAGCCGAGCCGGACGTGCAAACGACGGTCATCCAGGAACTGCCGAGTGAGCGGGCCGCCGATATCCTCGAGGAGATGAAGCCCGATGAGGCGGCGGACGTCCTCGGGGAGCTCCCCGAGGCCCAGGCCGAAGACCTGATCGCCCGCATGGAGGACGATAAGGCCGAGGAGGTCACCCGGCTGCTCCAGTACGAGCCCGAGACCGCCGCGGGCAAGATGACGACCGAGTTCATCGCCCTGTCCGTGTCGATGACGGTGGACCAGGTCATCGCGCGGCTGCGGGAAACCAAGCCGGACTCTGAAACGATCTACTACCTCTACGTCGTCGACGACGGCGGGCGCCTCGCCGGCGTCCTCTCGATCCGCAGCTTGGTCACCGCGGCGTCGGGCACGCCCATCTCCCAGTTGATGCGGGCGGACGTGATCTACGTCCGCGTCGACGCCAGCGTCGAGGACGTCGCGGGGGCTCTGGTGAAGTACGACCTGCTGGCGGTGCCCGTGGTCGAGGAGGACGGCCGGCTCATCGGCATCGTCACGATCGACCACCTCATCGACATCTTGCTGGAAAAGTACGGTCCCCGGAAGCTCGGGGGCGGGTTCGACCTGCTCCGCCGCAAGGCGGCCAGGGAGGGGCCGGGGGTCCGATGAGCTTTACGCCGCCGCTCCTCCGCCGCGCCACCCAGAGTGCGGCGATCAGCCGGCTCATGATCTTTTTCGCCATCATGGGGCCCGGCATCATCACCCAAAACGTCGACAACGATGCCGGGGGGATCACCACCTACTCGCTCGCCGGGGCGGGGTTCGGCTACGCCATGCTCTGGACCATGATCCCGATCACCATCGCGCTCTACGTCGTCCAGGAGATGGCGGCGCGGCTCGGGGCCGTGACCGGACACGGCCTGGCGGACCTGATCCGCGAGCGGTACGGGGTGCGGATAACTACCCTCGTCATGCTGGCCTTGCTCCTTGCCGACTTCGGGAACACGATGGCGGAGTTTTCGGGGCTGGCCGCGGGCGGGGAGATCTTCGGCGTGTCCAAGTACATCCTGGTCCCCATTGGCGCCCTGGCGGTGTGGTGGCTCGTGCTGAAGGGGACGTTCCGCTCGGTTGA
The window above is part of the bacterium genome. Proteins encoded here:
- a CDS encoding sialidase family protein, with product MRSLARLSILCVSALLPAFGHVSWQPRSAEAASGVPSAVVVAEGVTEDATSSNNEVKMVRDPAVGLVVAYAENAGGTAQVVLAVSHDGGRRWSLLARASGGAVPSRLPALGLDRAGRLHVIWTRYDDGVGKIYYRVWQGGWVAPQARISPAPGYAGFPSLALDGQGRPQVVWYGIRGSSTPASTRHGSIYEIFYTGFDGRAWSPPRLISAGLPDSVNPALAADRTGRLRAAWYQSDGRVYQVRYAERTAVWGEPETVLATRSDAFNPDIAVDAKGQAVLAWEQHDGLASTIRFTRRVGGRWEAPAALSDSRLPAHHPSVSVAPSGAIWVAWDRDDGQILVRRFDARWEPAARAAVDGGNSFPSVLASDQGVDVVWTHTAQGRSQVRYARLGAR
- a CDS encoding A/G-specific adenine glycosylase, giving the protein MKRAEPPSVPAARRRAFQRRLLGWYRRHHRDLPWRRTRDPYHILVSEIMLQQTQVDRVVPKYREWLMRYPSLESLAEAGNREVREAWYPLGYNIRPVRLRDIARAALRRHHGKIPRTREELLALKGIGPYTAGAVLSFAYRQDAPILDTNVRRVLRRVFLGDRAAAPDRLLWGLSEALLPHGQVYHFNQALMDFGATVCRARRPRCPACPLSRLCASFPLTGDEPAGAG
- a CDS encoding enoyl-ACP reductase yields the protein MSGLLAGKTALVMGVANRWSIAWAIAQAFAREGARLVFTFQGERQEKDVRELSSALADPVILPCDVTRDEDLAKLAGSIQAQVGSLDALVHSIAFANREDLAGAYVDTSRAGFALALEVSAFSLAATARHLLPVLRPGAGIVTLTYLGSDRVMPNYNVMGVAKAALEASVRYLASDLGPRGIRVNAISAGPIKTTSARAIQGFSRILGIMEERSPLRRNTDPAEVADAAAFLVSPLARGVTGAVLFVDNGFHVMGL
- the nth gene encoding endonuclease III — its product is MGGAGARLGTTAGRTGAGLPRETPAARTRRAGAIVRRLALRYPRAAIPLRHSSPFELLVATILSAQCTDAVVNAVTEALFQRYRTPADFAGAQREALERAIHSTGFFRAKARAIQSTARLLLERHNGEVPRTMEALVRLDGVGRKTANVVLSVFGVPGIVVDTHVRRLSRRLALTAHNDPDKIEQDLMAVIPRGAWSQFSLRLIYFGREICDARRPLCASCPLRDLCPSAKYGGFPPWMASGGKGTGRAAGGRGVRSKTPGRRTR
- a CDS encoding Xaa-Pro peptidase family protein translates to MDYAARVQSARRLMGEQQIDLLALAPNDDMRYLLGYVPHPDERPCYLLVDSVGSAFVVPSLNATEAAQHVTLPSFAYSDADGPAAALAAARRALGGRTPSRIAVSDTMRADFVLTLRAAYPDAGLALGSLVLAPLRMRKSAEEIELIKRSGLHADQAMRDAWGACRVGATEREISEAAAASFRRSGSEEVLFAQVASGPNGAFPHHHSGSRALRPGDAVTLDLGGRLDGYASDLTRAAFLGTPPPRYLEAHRAVEAAVVAGMAAARPGALLKDVDLAGRGEIARAGFGEYFIHRIGHGLGLTGHELPSVTHLNAQPIAEGMVFSVEPGIYIPGEFGVRLEEIVYIARDGAHRISLLPRDVHQVPAG
- a CDS encoding inositol monophosphatase family protein, with translation MRIVAFGMHALSPFSVAALRAARAAGEIHRASFRRGIRVDFKGRNDPVTEADRASEAAIVEMLRSTFPDHAFLGEEGGPQGKGEYTWLIDPLDGTFNFARAIPWFAVSIALERNGRPIAGVILNTIFGEVYAAEADRGAFAAELADLPADPGGWGDLSHWRRLRVPGTTRLDQAVLSTGFPHDVAETRINLDHFTNLVLGAGKIRNMGSAALSLAAIALGQFEGYWEIGPHAWDFAAGALLVEEAGGRVTDLRGRRLDLHGRQILATNGGIHDAVVAVLAKGRSGLD
- a CDS encoding CBS domain-containing protein, yielding MIGKPVYDAAGEAFDTVSDLVIYHGTEKFPRISGVLLNGDRSRVAVIPWDAVAEFSPGGIRLRVERRRLAPRPLQPDEILLREDILDTQVVDTDDIKVVRVNDLELRQVGNEVRVAGADVGTRSLLRRLGLEPVVCRAFERVGRPLQNRIIPWNLVAVLGGTMTPLRLSISREKLKNIHPADLADLLEDLDRDERVEVMTALADEHAADVLEEAEPDVQTTVIQELPSERAADILEEMKPDEAADVLGELPEAQAEDLIARMEDDKAEEVTRLLQYEPETAAGKMTTEFIALSVSMTVDQVIARLRETKPDSETIYYLYVVDDGGRLAGVLSIRSLVTAASGTPISQLMRADVIYVRVDASVEDVAGALVKYDLLAVPVVEEDGRLIGIVTIDHLIDILLEKYGPRKLGGGFDLLRRKAAREGPGVR